From the genome of Buchnera aphidicola (Therioaphis trifolii):
ATACATGTATCTAATAATCCTGATGCTGTAAAATAACCAATTGCTCCTCCATAACTACCACGTGTTACTTTTTCTATTTGAGAAATTAATTCCATAGCCCGAATTTTTGGAGCTCCAGTTAAAGTACCCATATTCATACATGCTAAATATGCATGTAAAACATCTAAATCATGTTTTAACGTTCCTATAACTTTTGACACCAAATGCATAACATGAGAATATTTATCAACTTTAGTTAATTGAGAAACAAATCTAGTACCTGGTATACAAATTTTCGCTAAATCATTTCTTGCTAAATCTACTAACATTACATGTTCTGATAATTCTTTATGATTAGTTCTCATTTCTAATTCTATTCTACTATCAAAATCTAAATTTAAATTTCCTAAATTATCAAAACCTCTAGGTCGTGTTCCAGCAATAGGATAAATTTCAATTTTTCGATTTTTAGGATTATATTTTAATGAACTTTCAGGAGATGCTCCAAATAAAGTAAATTTTATATCCTGCATAAAAAACATATAAGGACTAGGATTATTTAATTTAAGAGTATCGTATGCTGATAAGGGATATGGACAAGATAAAAAAAATTTTCTTGACGGAACAACTTGAAATATTTCTCCTTTTTTTATGTATTCTTTCATTGTTTTTACAATTTTTTGATATTGAATATCATTAAAATTAACTGTAATATTAGATCCATATATTTTTTTAATAGGTATATTAGTTAATTTTTTATTTAATTGTTTTTGAATATTAAATAATCTTTTTTGAATTCGAATTTTTTCTGAAATATCTTTAGAAAATATACTACCTTGAATTATACTAGTTTTATTTAAATGATTAATTGTTAATAATACTTCAGATAAATAAAAACAAAAATTTGGACATTGCTGAAAATTTTTTGTTTTAGGTAAAATTTCAAATGTATTTACTAAATCATATGAAAACATTCCTCCAAAAAAAATAGAATCTAAATCATTTTGATCTAATATTAATAATTTAAAAATAAATCGAAAACAATCTAATACTGATAATGATCTTAATTTAATATCTTCATCTAAATTGAAATTATATTTTGGAAATATTAATTTTAATTTATTTTTATAATAATAAATTTTTATTTCTTTAGGAATAACCATATATATTCTATCTAAAATATTTTTACCATTTTGAGTAATAGATTCAAAAATTACTGTTTTTTTATATGATGTAATACGTATTGCAGAATCTATAATCATCATACTTTTAACTTGATTTCTTTTATTAATTTCAGCAGATTCTAATAATAAAGTTGATTTTTTATTACCACAAATTTCATAAAAAACTGCTGCTGGATTATTTTTATATGGAGCATCTATTTTTATAATTTCAACTTCACATTTTTGATTTTCAATATTTATCATATATTTATTTTATATTAAATAATTGTTTATATTATTATTTAAAATATATTTTATATTAAATAAATTACATTATTATATAATAATATAAAATTAAATAATTTAATATAAAATATAATAAATAGTATAATCAATTATTAAAATAAATAAATAATATTTATAAAAAAAATTATTTTATTAAATTTAAATATTTAAAAAATAAATATATATTTATTTAAAAAATAAATATTGATAATAAATAATTTTTAATATTTTTTTAATTAATATATTTATATTTGTATCAAATAAAAAATTAATATTTTTCCATGTTTTTAACCAAGTTATTTGTTTTTTTGAAAAATTATATGTAGATGTTATTGATAATTTAATCATTTCATCATAACTAATATTATTTAAAAAATACATCCACATTTGTCGATATCCAATACAACGTATAGAAGGTAATTTCATATTTAAATCACCACGATAAAATAATTTCTTTACTTCTAACTCAAAACCTTGATGTAACATATAATAAAATCGATTTTTAATATTATTATATAAATATTTTTTTTTTGGAATAATAGCAAATTGTATTGTTTGATATGGGAATATATTTAAAATATTTTTTTTTAAAAAACTCATTTTTTTTCCAGTAATTAAATATACTTCTAATGCACGTATTATTCTTTGAATATCATTAGGATGAATTTTTTTATAAGAATCATGATCAATTAAAGATAAATATCTATATAAAAAA
Proteins encoded in this window:
- a CDS encoding anthranilate synthase component 1 codes for the protein MENQKCEVEIIKIDAPYKNNPAAVFYEICGNKKSTLLLESAEINKRNQVKSMMIIDSAIRITSYKKTVIFESITQNGKNILDRIYMVIPKEIKIYYYKNKLKLIFPKYNFNLDEDIKLRSLSVLDCFRFIFKLLILDQNDLDSIFFGGMFSYDLVNTFEILPKTKNFQQCPNFCFYLSEVLLTINHLNKTSIIQGSIFSKDISEKIRIQKRLFNIQKQLNKKLTNIPIKKIYGSNITVNFNDIQYQKIVKTMKEYIKKGEIFQVVPSRKFFLSCPYPLSAYDTLKLNNPSPYMFFMQDIKFTLFGASPESSLKYNPKNRKIEIYPIAGTRPRGFDNLGNLNLDFDSRIELEMRTNHKELSEHVMLVDLARNDLAKICIPGTRFVSQLTKVDKYSHVMHLVSKVIGTLKHDLDVLHAYLACMNMGTLTGAPKIRAMELISQIEKVTRGSYGGAIGYFTASGLLDTCIIIRSAYIENNIATVQAGAGIVLDSIPIEEANESRNKAQVVLDSIIQSNYKKGIL
- the miaA gene encoding tRNA (adenosine(37)-N6)-dimethylallyltransferase MiaA — its product is MGPTASGKSELAMILRNYLPIELISVDSALIYKNMNIGTSKPTDIDLLNHPHRLINLIDPGNLYSVSNFRHDVMIEIKKIFKMNKIPLLVGGTMFYYYILLHGISILPKSNLSLRKKLLYYSTIKNDNFLYRYLSLIDHDSYKKIHPNDIQRIIRALEVYLITGKKMSFLKKNILNIFPYQTIQFAIIPKKKYLYNNIKNRFYYMLHQGFELEVKKLFYRGDLNMKLPSIRCIGYRQMWMYFLNNISYDEMIKLSITSTYNFSKKQITWLKTWKNINFLFDTNINILIKKILKIIYYQYLFFK